tccttccctccctccctttctttctttctcataagAGAGCTCAGAGACCAGCTTGTTGCCCCACAAAGTCAGAGTCAGTATCCCTGTCCCCCAAACCCCAGCAGCCCATCCCCTGCCCTGACCTCAGGGTGCTCACTGTGCTGAGGGACACCAACCTCCTCTTCTCCACATCTCTCCCCAGAAAGCTTCCATAAGCTTGCTGCCCAGCCATGTGGAGGGTGAAGGAGGGATTCTGAAGGCGGGTCGTAGAGACATCCCTTCCTCAGGTGGCTTCCAGGTCTTTCATATGTCCTTCATTTGTTTGGAACTGGCTGAGAGCCAGTTAAGTgtctggctgggctcagtggacAACCAGATGCAGGAGTCCCCATCCCTCCTAGGAGTGGTTATGTGTTGCTCTCCAGCCACGCCCTACACCTGGCACCTCTGAGGCTGTCAGCTaactgccccagcctccctggtaTAGCACATAAGACGCTTTACAGAGGAACTCCTACCTctgtttcccttctcttcccagcaGACTCCCTGCGATGGCCATGCTAGTCCCCAAACACACCCTGCTCTTCCTTACCTCTCTGCCTTCTTGAATGCTGTGGACTGTCCACCATTCACCTCCCCAGACTCAGTAGACTGCCAAATGTCTGTTTTATCTCGTATCGCTTATCCCTTGGcatcctccaggaagccttcctgagCTCCCCGCAGGTCTGCAGGACAATGCTTTCCAGACTGTCTCCTAATCATTCGTGTGTCTGCCTCACCCAGTAGACTGCCAGTTCCTCAGAGCCGCGTTGTATTCCATGCTCCCCTTGAGCATAGCTCCTGTCACACAGGAGACCCTCAGTGCCTCCTGAATGAATGCCCTGACATGGAGGCAGGGGTACCAGAGGGAAGGGTATGGATGAGAGAGGTGCTACACAGGAAGAAGTGATGGGCTTTGATGTGGCTGATTTGGATGTGGGGACAAGTCCAGGAAAATGTTCAGGAGTTGAACCTGGGGGCCTAGGAGTTTAATGAGGCCACCGACAGAGGCAAGGCAGCAGAAGCACAATGCGGAGGGAGCATCCAAACTGCCTGGGGAATGGCCCACCTCCCGGGTTTTGGTGGGAAGTGGCACTTCTATGCCACTACGGAAACTAAAAACACAGGTACTCTCTGGGCCCTCCTTGCAGCTAGAGCCTAGGCATGTGATCCAGGCTTGGCCAAGCAGATGTACGGTTCTAATCCTTGAACTGGGAGACAAATGGTAGGACCACAGGTGGTAGCTGGCAGTTGGGGGTGTGAATCCAGAGTTTAAAAGAGGTCAAGActaggctggacgcggtggctcacccctgtaatcccagcactttgggaggccgaggtgggtggatcacaaggtcaagtgaTTGAGATGattctggctaacactgtgaaaccccgtctctactaacaatataaaaaattagctgggaatggtggcgcatgcctgtagtcccagctactcaggaggttgaggcaggagaattgcttgaacccgggagggttgcagtgagccgagattgtgccactgcactccagcctgggtgacagagcaagactctgcctcaaaaagagaaaaaaaaaaaaaaaaaaaaaaagaaagaagagagaaaaaaagaaaaaaaagaaaggagggagaattTATAACTTCAAGCGATGGCTGAAGTGATAAAAGTGGTGAGAAGagtgagaagggagagaaaacaaAGTGCTACCAGCAGATCCTGGGGACCACTTCTAGTTAAGGAACTGGTCCATCTGGAGGACTGAATGAATGGAACCAAGAACAGATGATCATGGATATAACAGAAGAACCGAAGGCCAAAGGAAAAGACTGAGAAAATAGCATAAAATTTTCCATAGGTCAAGGAGGACTGGGCTTGGGAAGGGCCAGAGGTCTTTGTTGAGGAGACTGTGAGTGGCCTCTGAGAGGGTGCAGTTTTACCAGAGTTATAAAGATGGAAACCAGAGTGCTGCGCTGAGGAGAGAAGGTGGAGTATTTCCTCAAGTACACAGTCACCTTTCACAGGCCCCAGAGAGACCCTCAAACTGGCAAATGATACTGCCTGGCCACTCACTCCTCCTGCTGATATTCCCCATTCTGATTCCTCCAGTACTTTTCTTATTACTCACAGTCCTCTAAGTCCTCTGGGAACTAAGCCCTGTGCTGAGGCCTCTCTACCACCCCTGCTCCTGTGCTCAACCTTACATCTTTTCTGGGGGCCGCCATTCCTggtctttccctccttccttctttctccatccTCTCTTCCCAATTCCATTAGCAGGAAGATTCAACAGTATTTCTGGTGAGCCAGGAAGTCCTTCTTAGGGCCTCAGTCTCTTCCATGTCCACCAACCAGAGCAGGATTTCAGTGCACACCTGGTCAGGCAGCCATCTTACAGGCGCCAGTTACCTAAGATGGCGGCCTCCCTCACCCTCCGCTTCCGTTCCCACAGCTTTGCCTCCTACCCCTGCCTCTTTCTTTTCGAAGCCTCAGCCCAACAAGGTGGGGGGCCAGGCTGGGGAGCCAAGGCCGGACGGAGGAAGCAAGacaaaaaaggacagaaaagctggCCCCTTGGCATCTCTGTTTGGCATTTGAGTCCAGCtcagggagggagggcagaaaggaagaaagaaagtagtgtaagtttttatttctgtcctcttcctgccacctccccctagtccctcccccaacactttgatgaaaacaaaatctctccctttttttctcttctccagccCCCCTCCCCTTTTTTGCTGGCTTCTACCATGAGCCTCCTGGAATGCAAATGAACTGTATTATGCAAATGTATGCAAATCAGGCTTAACGAGCGGAAGGAGGGGGCAGAATGCCTAATGAGTAATGGCGGAGGGTGCAGATGGAGGGTGGCAGGAATGGCCCCCTCCTCTTCTGTGTTCCCACAGCCTGGAGGTTTGCTGGAGGTAGCCGGCTGTCCCTCACTTCTGGGAAAGAGTAGAAGGTCAAAGCCCCATCGCTTCAGCTGAGAAGGCCTGGGATGTCCTTGGCTGTGGTAGGTGAGGGGCAGGCGAGCTTGGGAAGAGAGAGGGTTAAGTATAAGGGGCTGGTGCTCACTTGCATTACCTTGCCCAGAGACACTGCATGCACCAGCTTCCTTGCCTGTGTGGCCTGCCGATGGCAGAACCCTCAGCTTCCAGTGCTGAAAAGAGGGTGACGCTTATGCATGCCATGGCTTGTGCATCAGGAAGGAGGATTCTCAAGGGAAGATTCCCAGCCAGACCCAGGTTctttctgggggtgggggtgaaagCTGTCTCTCTTTGTACTTTGGGAGTGGGGGGGAGGTTGCCATGGCAACATAGCATGGAACACCCACCTCCCCAACATCCAGCCCCAGAGGACCTAGGAGTTGGGGTGGGATAATGGATTGACACCCCCTGATGCCCCCACCACCTGGCACTGCCAGCCGGAGATGGCAGCATCAAATCCTAGAGAGAATGGTCCCTTTGTTTGTAGGCTCACGGTGTTGGGGGAACAGGCCTGGGCACACAGAAGGGCCTTTCCCAGGCCCCGTTCCAGTTTGCGTGACTCCCACTGGCCTCTGGAGACTACTTGTGGCCATCCACTGGCCTCTGTGTCCTGGCAGATGGTTGCCCCCTTGCCTTTTCTCCCATGGACTTGCCAGTTACTGCTAGGTATGCCCTGTCCCTGAGGCTTTCACTCCAAACCACTTCAGACAGAGGTAGCAGTCTGTTCCACCTTTTCCTGGCTTTCTTGAACACCTCACATGCCCAGTCATGTATCCTGTCCTTTTTTGCATAGGGGCAACCTGCAAACTCCCCCAACCAGCAACAGGCCCGCTCCACCCAACCGAGGCAGAGAGATTCCTAAAGGAGGTATCAGACAGATAGAAAGGGCCAGGCTGAAATTCAGGAGCCTGGATCTTGGCATTTCTGCTAACCAGCTGGGCAACCTGATCACACCTCTTCTACTCCCATGGGATCTGTGAAATGAGGAATATAGGAATGATGATATCTAAGGCTCATTTCAGCTCTACCAGATCTATGCCCTCCGTATCTTATATGACCTAGGTTAAATCATTCTTGAAATATAACTTTGATTCTTCCTACTACTGGAGCAGCCCTTCTCATTCAGACTTCCAAACATGAAGACAAACCCAATTGCCCAGAGACAGAATGCCAACTTCTCTCAGCCTTTGCCTCTCCCTGAGACTCCACGGCTGACTGCAAACAACTCCCACAGATTCAAAAATTTAGAGTCTTTGATAGCTGACTGTACAGACAGGAGGGTCCCTCCTAACCCTCTCAAAGGGGGTCAGCACAGCCATCTCACTCACCGCCCAGGAGCTGTCCGTGGTGCTGGATGTGGCTCTGTCGTCCacaaggaggaaggagggtgggagggtgtTGGAGCACCCACCCGCCCCAGGTGAGAAGctaaagggaagagaagaagcaaaaacatttggaaacagtaagaaaagggaaagaaagatgaTACCTGAAGAAAATTTCTCCTCTCTGAAGACCTCCAAATCGTCAATATTACTTTGAGGAAGGAAGAGCACAAAAGTCATTGAATCTCTGATAAGTTAGTGCGTTCTTCCTCTAGATCCTATTTGGGCATCCACAGGGAGGTGGAATCATAGTCCCTTCCCTTGGGGAGGAGCTCAGATTGAGGTGGGAGATAAAGTACAGACCTCTAAATTCCGTTCTAAATTCTAAGGCTCCTACAAggaatttagaaataataattaaaaagatataCAACCTGTCTGATAGTATTATAGATATCAGGAGTTTGGGAGGAAAGGTGGGGAAAGGCCAGggcatgtttgtgtgtgcacagTCTGTTCCACCTACACAGGCATGTGGgtacatgcgtgtgtgtgtgtgtgtgtgtttcccaggTGGAGAGGTGAGCCTGCCTCGGTGGTTCATAACCTCAGGTGcacattaaataataatgatgCCTAGGCATCATTTCCTCATGCTCTGATTTCATGGGTCTGGGGCTGGGCCCAAACAtcaacatttttaacaaagctccccaggtgattcagtGCATAACCaagttgagaatcactgacctAGAAAAAGCAGGTCAGAAAAGGTGCAGGGGTGAAGCCTGATTAGCTGGAGGAAGAAGCAAAGCAAAGATCCCTAAAGAAGAAGGGAATGAATAGGGAGGAGAAAGACAAGCATGTAACTCCTTTCTCCTGGGAGCTCCTGGATGGCCCCTAGGCCTGGCCTGAAGATGAGACTGGCTCAGGTGTTGGCTTGTCTCCTCTGTGCTGTAGAAGCTCAAACCCACCCTAAGGCAATGAGACAAACTGTCTCCCCACTGCAGTCCCTTGTGCAGGAAATGGGCGCAATGACCCTAAGGGGGTGCTGCTGCTCCCCTTTACCCAGAAGGTCCCCAGGGAGGCGGCTGTGGAAGGTAAACAGCAACAATGGTCCCTTTCAGTGTCCAGACTCCAACCCTTCAGCCCAATTAGCAGACACAGCAAACAGCAATTCAGCAGCCTTCAGCCGCTGTCATAACAAACTCAGAGCTGCCTTAATGGGGGGAttagggcaggaggaggagggggtgtCACTTCGGCCCTGGGAGAGCCTGGGTGGCAAGGAGGGGGTTCCCCCTTTCCCCTTATCTCTTCTATCTAAATATGCACCCACCCACCCTTCCTTCCATAACTCTGCTCCTCATTCTCCTCAAAGCCCCAAGAATGCTTTTATAGTTTTGTCTGCTCCTTCCCTCCAGTGATTTGAAGgaaggtgaaaaaataaataaccagatTCCGACTTTCAAACCTTGAACATGCAGACTTCAAGAAGGACTTTCAGACGTAGGGGCCTGTGTGTCTCTGGTGGGTTATCAACCTCAGGAATCGCACTGGGGACTGGGGGGATGTTGGTTTGTGAGGCGAAGGCAGAGAAGACATCCCTTCTTAAAGTCACTCAATTGTGAAGACAAGTCTGCATGCCTATAGGTAGGTTTATAGGATTTGTTAATTATAGCCACTACCTAACTTGTCCTTTAATTTAATAAACTGTGTTTTTAGTTACTTAGAATCCAGGAGCTTAATGGTATAAACTTGAAATTATCATTTACACATGCTGTATTTATCTATGTAAGTCAGTTTACCCATCCTAAGTGCTCTTACCAATAAGTCTTAATATCcattaaggagaaagaaaacaatggccATTCTGCCACGTGGACtccaacctcttccctttatCAGACTTCCCAAGGACTGTGCCTCCTCTCCCAAGTCTTCAGATACTTCCTACCTAGGTCCCCAGGAGTCTCACCTTGACTCCCAAAGCTGGAAAAGGAGGAAGTTCCTCAAGTTAAATGTTATGCGATCCTCAGTCAGGAACACGCCCGAGAGCTTCCCTTTCCACATTCTGAAACCAATCATATGCTATCAGTTTTTCCAAACTGTAGCCTTTAACTTTTCTGCAATCTAAGAATTACCCTTTAGCCATGAGTGTCATAACAGTATACGATCTTTTATATAGAATTCTTCATTTTCTGCACACAATAATCCTAAGGGTTTCTTATTCTCATTATACAAATATCagaattgaggctcagagatttATATGCTTGATAAATGAAAACACCCAAACATGAACCTTGGTTTGGTCAGATTTGCtgtttctatttctgtctctCCCATGGTTTGCTGACTAGGATGATTCGTGTGACTGTAAGAACTTATCAACAAAACCCTTTCCACGCCTGGAATTGGGTGGGGGGAGAATTTGTCCCAGAGTGTGTGGCTGATACATTGGGTGTGGCTGATAATGTAACACTTGGgtcaaatatttgagagaaaattGCCTTTGGCTTCCTGGACCTAGAATTCAATAGGAGGGTATTAAAATGAGGGGCTGAGGagagaaatgaataaagaagTCAGCTTAGAATTTGGTTTCCAGTAAAAATAGTAGATGTAGCAGTATCTAAAGAATAGAACTGAAAATTCTTAGACACAGGCAGAGGTGTGATTATACAAGAGAGGAAATTTCCTAACTGGTAACTCTGGTTAGGGCTTTCTGAGCCCCTTTTAACATGGCTTCCCTGCACTCCCGTCCCACAGTTCCCCTGTGGGGTTCAGTTGGAGGAGATGCGATCTGGTACAGAGCGGGTGGGGAGAACTCAGCAGTGTCACTGTGATGTCTGCATTTGGTAACCTCCTTCCAAATCCAAGAGTGTCTGTTCCTCCAGGTGTCCCTAATGTCACGACCGAGCTTCCCACCCACCATGGAGGCACACACATCCGACCTCACACCAGGTCACACACCACTCAGTTTCTCACCCTCATAAAGCAGACACACACAGCTCACAAACACAGTCACCCATCACTCTCCTGACAACCCCACCCACACATCCACACGCACACACCATATGCTCACATAAGGCAGACACAAACCCTCACCCCCACATCCCTCCTGGGCTCTATTCCTCCTTTCCACTGAGGTGCTGGTTTTGTAGGGCGTCAGTTCTCAGCCCCCCAGTTCCCTCTATTCTCCTTTGGATATCCTGAGGTAGCTCAAATGCGCTACCTCAGGAGACAACAATAATGATGTAAACCCATCGTGGTTACTGATACAGGTTCTAAGTCTCATGTGAATGAGCCTCAGTGGATCCCAAATTCACATTTCCAACAAGCTACAtgaaaggtttttgttgttgttgtttgtttgtttgtttttaaaggaatccTATCTTTCTTGGTGCTGCTTCTCTCATCCCAGCTCCGCTCCCAGCCCCTGCTCACAGGCAGGGCTTTTCTCTTGGTGCACCTTCCCCCTCCTGTGCCCCATGTCCTCCAATCTTAGCTCAATCCCGTCTTACCCTCCTTGCCCAATCTCTCTCCAGTTGTTCCCACAGGCAAGTTCAGTAGAAAAAGCACTGGGTTgggttaggccaggcacagtggctcacgcctgtaaacccagcattttgggaggccaaggcggacagatcaagagatcaagaccatactggccaacatggtgaaactctgtctctactaaaaaaatatatatacaaattagctgggcatggtggtgcatgcctgtagtcacagctactggggaggctgaggcaggagaattgtttgaacccaggagggggaggttgcagtgagctgagatcacatcactgcactccagcctggtgatagagtgagattccatttcaaaaaaaaaaaaaaaaagaaagaaagaaagaaaaagcactgGGGCACTGGGTTGGAAACTACTGAGTAACATTAGCAACTCATTTGAGTCCGTGgtttctcattggtaaaatggggttaataacaACTGTCTCACAATGTTGAAAGAGCAAAGAAAGGGATGCAGGCCTAGTGCCCAGGAAGTAGTGTTAGGAATGATTAGTCCTCACCTACAACCTGCTCCCTTTCTCCCTAATCCAGTCtccacctgcccctcccccagaaaaccCAAATTCCAAATGGCTGAGAAAGTAAGAAGCTACTAATCTCACCTTCCTCTAAATCGCTAAAGGAAGAAGACATATGTATTCTCGGCTCC
The genomic region above belongs to Piliocolobus tephrosceles isolate RC106 chromosome 1, ASM277652v3, whole genome shotgun sequence and contains:
- the C1H1orf61 gene encoding protein CROC-4 isoform X3; translated protein: MSTPGSIFSPGAGGCSNTLPPSFLLVDDRATSSTTDSSWAHWKLRVLPSAGHTGKEAGACSVSGQGNANQKEECTSSSWTGFPLRSLPN